In the genome of Podospora pseudocomata strain CBS 415.72m chromosome 7, whole genome shotgun sequence, the window CTCCCACCCCAGACCAAGCGAGACAATCCAGATGAAGAGCGTCCTGCAAGTGTCAATCGTAGACCGGGACGTGGCGCTGACGCTCCTGGTGACGGAAAGACCAAAAAAGTTGAAGCCTCTGTTCGAGAAAAGTCAGCAAACACAGCCCTTTTCGAGAACCACCGGGGATGAAAGAGCGGAACATACCCGATACTAATCATAATCAACAAACTGCTCACAAAAACAGCTCTGTACTCCCAAAACTGCCTCCAGCCCTCCACCATGTCAAACGGCCCCAGCCTCCCCGCCTCCGTCCGCCCAACAGCAAAATGCAACACCGTCATCCCGAGCAGCGTGACACTAAACCCAAAaatcccctcccatcccaccacccggATCGGCTCAATGCTCGACCTCTCCAGAATCCACTCCTCAAGGACAAACTGCGTAGCCGTAAAAATCTGCGCTCCGGCGATCATCAAAACGCCGATGATCACCCTCAACGCATCGCTTTCCACCCCCGTGGCCGAATGCGCAGACGCGGCGTGTTTCTTGTCCGGTTGAATCGCCCCTGCGAGGCCGACGATGGCAACACCGGTCATGACACCAACAAGGGAAAGCCATTGAAAAAGGTGAAGATGCCGACGAAGAAAAATAACACTAAACAACCCCACAAAGAGGACCAACGCCCCTCTAGTCATTTGATAAATCGACGCCGCCACAAGTAACAGCCCCGCGTTCATGAGGGTGGTTCCCAAAATGTCGCAGATGGCTGGCAAGGCCAAAAGacaaaccctccacccccggaGGACAGAATGAGTTTCTTCCTTAAAGGCAGGGTCGTTGATTGTCCTGTTGCCGCCACCCCCGGTCAGAGCAGTGCGGGAGTGGATGCTAGCATTGTCCACCGCAGGCTCTTCGTCGTCAGCTGTTGTCCGGACGGGTTGgtaggcggtggtggtgtctgatTTGGCAATGTAGCGGTTGTAGAGAGACATGATGCCCACGACGACCCAGCAGCCCATTTCGCCGACGAACatttggagggtttggatgACGGGTTGCTCAAAGTGGCGGCGTTTTTTGGGGTCGGGGTTATCGCAGTCGCGGACGCATTGGTTGTCCTTTTTCGGGAGTCAGCTTCAATCGGGATAATAAGAGCGATGGAAGAGATGTTGTTACCTGGTATTTGGTCAAGAGGGTGTTGCACACTCCCGTCAGCAGCATCATGCCCACCAGGAACGGTATCACCGCCCtggcggggatgatggtgttgggcgCCATGTTtggcgacagcgacagcgattCGTGATCAACCAGTTATGTGAAAACCGACAACTGAACTGACGATGTTgaggaaagagaggaggaggtggtgcctGGATAAAGACACCAGAATCAATCGCGCAGCAACGCAAACGCGGCGGAATACCACCCCAGCCGCTTATCTCGACGAATGGCAACCTATTTCTCTCTGCAAGGCACCTCAACTGATCTAACTCGTAACGTAATCCCGTGGCTGTCGCGGAACAACAGGAACAGGAAACGTGGTCCCTTTTTATTCAGAAACAAAGAAGAACCTGCGGTGTAAGCCTCGTTTTTCTCGAAGCTGTCCGCTTTTGTCGTCGGAAGAGAAgaccagagagagagagaccgGAGGCTGGAGTCAAAAGGATGGCAGGTGATGCAGATAACGTAACGGCCGCTGTGGGCAAGCGGTGTCCCTGTGACGCTTGGTTGATCAGTGGAGTTTGGGGAATGCGGAGCCAGCCACAACTCCACCCCCCTGTCAAAAGATCGATAGGCATCCGATAAGCCACCGGAGGACAGCCTCACACAACCTGCAACCAACGAGACATCCGAGTCCAGGGCAAAACACTCGTGATTCAAAATatcatgatgatgttgttgttgttgtctgacGATGTGGTATATTGACCTTTCTACTCCGTAACCTTACTCCCTCCCAAGTCCCTCAAAAACCCAGACCCGCTACCGTAAAACGCCGTTATCATTGCATTTTGGTATTACCATTACTTGTATACCCCCAAACTTAAGCCTTCTCCACatccttcaccttcttcttctccttcggcTTCTTATCCTTGATATTATTCCAGTGCGGAATCCCCATCTCCTTatccctcgccaacctctccaaatccctATCATTGCACGGCACCCCCTCAATGctcttgaccttcttcccctccaaaaACATGACATAGCCGCCCACCATCGCTATGATGCACGCAATAGCCACCAAAAACCCCGTCACCCAGCTCGGCCGGTCAAAGCGATTCATACCCCACATGACACCGCACAAGCCGCACTGAGCAAACGTGTTCATCACCATGGACCAAATAACAAAATCCAACTTCCACACCGCCGTCGCAGGCGCCCTCGTCCCTGTCAGCGGCGCATTGGGAATATTCTTCTCGGGCGTCGGgatcacctccctcggcacCCCCTCGGGAATATTCTCCGGCCCAACATCCACTGCCAACTCCTCCGACCCCTTCAGTCTGAACCAACTCCTGTGAATCCCCGCCAGTCTCCTGAGCCCATCGAAATCACCCATGATTCTGTACTTCAACAAGTAATACCAGTCCCTAAACCTCCACGGCGCCAGCCCAAAAGCAGTGACGCAGAACAATCCAGTCAGCACCTGAGAATCCCACTCCACCCACTTCCTCCGCGGCGAGTCGATATCATCACAGGTAGGATAACACATGGCCGGTGCGGCGTTGCAAAGCAGCAAAAACAACATGCCGCCCCACGCAACAATGTTCAAGCCGTAAATAGTCCAAAAGAAACCCATCGGCGTGGTGAAAAATTTCCAGAATGATTTCAGTGCCTGCTTGGTGGCTTCGGACTTGGGGTATTTGGGCGGGAAGTGATAGCCGTTATCAAACGACCTTGTGTGCTCCAGAGGGCGCCTTGTTGGATGTTTATCGGTAGACTCGACCGGCTCAGCGGCGATTGTCTGCTCGTCGGAGGAAGGGACTCGCTTGGTCTCATTCTCGAGGGCGACTTGCTCGGCAGTGGGGAATTCGCCTGAGGGCGATGCTGTgcggccgccgccgcggggGATGTGAGGGGCGACTAGTGTTGATGCTAGATCTCCAGAAAAGGCCATGAAGCCTTCGGGTACTCGTGAGGTTTCAAACTCTTCTGACAATCTTTGCACGAGGGAAGGGGTTTTGGAGCCGCCGCGGCCGCTGTAGGGTGGGTTGTCCATGTCGTCGAGGTTGTGATATATGTAGAATATTATCTCATGCGATAGTTGATGTTGCTTGAGGAAATGACCAAATTCTTATGCCAGGTGAAAAAAAGTAGCGGTGATGCTGACGTCGGTGGTTAAATTGCTGGGGTGATCTATGTGGGAGATGGCAATGCCAATGACACAAGAGGCTGGGTGTCGCACAGTACACACGCAAGCAGCAAAAATAAGTTGGCGGAATAACAAGTGTTGAGTTGGAAAATGAAACCAACAGTTCTCTCCTGGTGATGCAGAATTAAAACAAAAGTACTCGAGAGCAATGGGGTCAGGTTGGATAAAAAGCGAAAAAGGGCACAGGCGGCAGATGGTGTCGTCACATAATCTTGAAGGGGGAACGGCCACGGACGAGAATGGCAGCTTCCGCGTATTATCGCCTGAGACGGTGTCCGTGTCGTGGGAAGCTGGGCTGAGCACTGGCGCCCAATTGCAGCGAAGGCTTGGCGATGGACGTTTCAAcgcctggcctggcctggccAGGTAAGGAACGGAAGCGGGAATCGTTCGTGATGCCGttctcacccacccaccaatCCAACGGGGGCAAAACGGGGAAATTTGGACATGCCGATGATGTCACAGCCACAAAAGGACTGttcccttcccaccaccaggaaTCAGCTTTCTGGGGATTGACCCCGAGAGTGCGTGAGTTGCCGTGAGTGCATATCCCACATGCAAGACCCTGGGAGAGACCCTGGGGTGATCCCCATACGATCGGATGTTGGACCGATCAAGATGGGAATCTGAGGAGATTCTGGACCTGGGTCTCCAGAGTATTTTTGTCGAATTCATAAGCGATACTTTTTGCCAAAGTTCGCCAAATTTGCTTTAACAGGgctaaccctaacccttccAACCCGTAAATCCAAGGACAACCATCAGCCAAGCTCCAAACCACCTGGCAGCTTCCCAATCACCAATCCACATTCCCAACTCGCGACAACaactcaaccaccacccttctcaaaccttcccaacccaaccctccatTCAATGGAAAACCCACGATAATCCCACCGCATCCCTTTAATCTATCCACCACTGCTGCGCCAGcagccacccaccaccaaaaatgacaaccaccacctccccccccctcgacctcACCACTCTTCCAGGCCCctacccaaccaccacctcccccatgatcttctcctccccctcctacaacctcccccaaatccGCACCCTCCACAAATCACTCCACCATGCCATCGACGACAAGTCCTCCCGCCTGCGCACACAAGTCGGGGGCTCCTACCGAGAACTCTTGGGGACAGCCGACACCATCGTCGCCATGAAGTCCGAGATCGAAGCCGTCCATCAAACCCTCTCCGACATGGGCTACAAGTGCGGCCGCGGCGTCGTCGGGCACAAGATGGATGCTCTCGGCAAATTTACTTCCGCCACAATGGGAGACAAAGCCGCCagcgggagggagaggctACTAGCCGGCTGTCTAGGACAACTAGATGCGATTTTGAGGGTTAGagaaaaagccaaaagagGTGAGAGGCTGGAGACGGGGGCGAGGTTGTTTGTTCTTGGACGGTTATtacttgctgctgctgctgggggacagcagcaggggaGTGATGAGAAGGAAatggggcggaggaggagggttttggaaaaggggcacAAAATCAGACTGATGGGCGGGATAGATGCTGATTTGAGGAGGTATCACAAGCCTGGGACGGGAGATAAACAACAACGCGAGGCGACGTTGGTCAGGGCGCTCAGCGCCTATGCTTTGGCTACCAGTTCTGGGGCGAGGGATGTGCTGGGATACTTTTTGAGGGTGAGAGGGGAGGCGATTGCGCTTGCGCtcgaggtggacgaggaggagagggtggcgaggAGCCCGGAGGATGTGATTAGGGCGTTGGGGCTGTATACCCAGACGTTGCAGGACGTGCAGGCTTTGGTTCCGGGGAAGCTGGCTGATGCGCTGTTGaggctgaagagggagaagctgCTTGAGAATGAGGAGTTgctgaagatggaggggctgagGTTGGATGTCTACAAAAGGTGGTGTGGGGATGAGATTCAGTTTTATACCCCGTTCATAAGACATGATGATCTTGATGgaaaggcggcgagggagatgctTTTTGGGTGGGCGGATAAAGGGAGGAAGGTTGTCTTGGAAGGGCTGGAGAACACACtcaaggagatgggggagttCAAAGCCATTGTTGAGCTGAGGACGGAGGTGCTCAAGCTGTGGATTTCAGAAGGTGGCAAGGCCAGGGGCTTTGATCCGTCGGAAGTGCTGGACGAGATAAGGGAGGCTGTCAACAAGCATATGCTGAGAGTGCTGGAGCAAAAGGTGGCCAAGTTGAGGTTGGTTGGATCAGAAGTGTCTGCTGCGGTGGAAGCatggaaggaggggaggagtgaTCAGCATGAGAGCCTGTGGGATATGGACTCGTACGATACGGACTTGTCGAACGGGGCTGCCCAGTTCACTCAGCATGTTGTGTCTAGGCTGTATGGCCGGAATGATGATGTGTCCAAAGCTGTGGCGAGCTACAAGTCTTGGTTCCGGGTcattgatgatgttggaaCTGTTGTCGACCAACTGAAGCGGCAACGGTGGGATAACGATGTGGATGAAATTGAAGATGAGGAAACCATTGAGGAACGCCAGCAACTACTCGCCAAGGACGACCCGGCGGCTTTGGGCAAGCATTTGAACGAGTCCCTGGTTAAGTCGTTCAAAAAGCTCGACGAAAATCTCTCCACGCTCTGGAAGGAACAGCAAGATAGTCCTGACAGAGGGCACATCGCCATGTACTTCTTGCGAGTTTTACGGGATATCCGGTCTCGGCTGCCCGAAAATGCAGAGGTCAAGGGATTCGGGTTGGAAGCGGTGCCGTCGCTTCACCAAGCGCTCGTGTCGACTGTGGCCATCTCTCCGCTGGACGAGTTGGCCACAGTAGCTCTGGTGCGTAGGACTGTGGTAGGAAGAAGTCTCTGGGAGGGCGAGCCTGCTTTGCCCAGCTCCCCGTCACCGGGGGCGTTCAAATTCCTGCGAAATCTCGTGGGGGCCATGGGTGATGCAGGCGTTGATCTCTGGAGTCCCACTGCTGTTTCTGTGCTCAAAGAAACTCTGCGAAAGCAGCTGTCCGAAGTGTGGTTGGAAACAGTCAGCAAGTTGACCGAGGGCCTTGAACCCGAGGTCCAGACCGAGACTGAAGAGACCCCAAAGCCTGAGGCCGAAGAAGGGGCCTCGGATACGTCAGATCCCAAAGAGGAAAGTCTTGAGAGAGAAGCTGCCAAGACCGAGGCTGTACCAGACATCGTGCGGCACAGAGATCTTTTGGTGCAGTGGCTCTACGACATCTATTATCTCTCTTCCTTCCTCGGCACAGATGACACATTTAAGCAGCTCTCCGACGTCGTCCTCTCGAAAACAGACCTGGAACACAGCGCAACTGCCAAGCAACGGCTGCAAAAGACATCGCAGGACTACTTCAAGCGCACCAGCCTGCTGTTTGGTCTTTTGTCGTCATAAAACAGGACCATGATGCCGCTTGGGGAGAAGAGCAAACACCGCAAGGTATTCCGGAAAGTCTTGCTGGTCCCGTATAGTGTTACTGCCCCGCACTGTGAAAAGGGTCGCGCTTTATAAGCTTAGAGACGGGAGGGAGGTTAAAGAGCCAGGACGGGGGAGCATGTGATGACCTTGTAGCGTTTTACTTATTCTACCAAGAGAGGAAACCCAACCCTACAAAGTGGTTGGCTGGTTCTTTCCTGGTAAGCGGGTAAATTTCGATTGGAGGGCGTTGAACGGCTGTCCGTCGGGGCTGTtgcaaccaacccccccttcgtCGCTAAGCTTATGGAGGGATTCGCCTCACAGGAGTAGGGGCTGCTGTAGGGAACTTGTCTGATTTTTGGGAATACTTTGTGTTTTGGTTTCTTTCATATACCCCCTTCTACATAGATGGAAGCACTTTTAATAAACATATCAACATTTCTAATTCCAATCCTGTTTTTCCCCCACAAAGGCAACCTAAAGCTTatgcctcttcttcccactaGCAATCTTTTCAAACTCCCCCTGCGGCACCCCGCTGACGAACCTCTCCAGTCCAGCAAACACCTCGGCGACGTTGTGGCTGTCGAGAACCTCCCTCTCGGGACGACGAATCAGTTTCTTGATTCCGAGCAGCGACTCCCCAACTAGATGCTCCCCGAGCTTGTCGTCAATTTCTGCCAAAACCAATCTCTTGAACTTTTCATCCTCCCCGTCACCCTTGCCGACTTCTGAAAAGACCTTGTTGACAAACCCGCACTGTTCCAACTGCGCGCTCTCAATCTTGCGGCTCATGATCAACGCCTCGCCTGATCTGGCAGGTCCGAGTTTTTGGACGAGCTGCCTGGAGGCACCGCCCTCGGcgacgaggccgagggatgagaagggggtcAGGAGGAAGGTGTGCGGGACGGCGTAGATGAAGTCACTGAAAGAAAtgagggcggcggagaggcCGATTACAGGGCCGttgagggcggtgatgaggattTTGGGGTGGGTGTAGAAGGCGTGGGTGGCGTTTAGGTTGTTGGCTACGAAGGAGGAGAGCCATTGctgatggggggtggtgctggaggtggagggggttgttcGGGTGATGGTGACGTCTGCGCCGGCGGAGAAGAAACGGCCTGTtccgatgaggagggtgatgaagacTTCGTCGTGGGTGGCGACCTGGCGGAGGGCTTGGGCGAGGTCGTAGTACCCTTGGCCGTTGAGGGCGCCGAgcttggtggggttgttgattgTTATAATGGCGAGGCGGCCGCGGTATTCCTGTCAGGTTTTGTCAGCATGGTGTATGTGagcggtgagggtgaggcaTGGGGACGGACTTACCACttggatgggggaggtggacgCCATTGTGACAGTGTTGTCTCTCACTGATCGTTCACAAACAATGAGATGAACGATAAGACGATGAGATCGAGAATGAGCAGGTATAAGTCATGAACTGGGGACCTCCCCTGAAGTAGTAGTGCGCGCGCGGCTGTCaaggggtggtggctgccaACTGACGGGAAATCTGGGGTAAACCCCACATTTTGGACCTCGGCACGCTCGGCTCGGTTGGTGTCCCCCATTCTCCCCGCATATTGTtccagggggtggtggttggaggtCAAAGGAGAAGATTTACGAAGGATTAATCATCCATGGATGGGATTCCATGTTGGGGTGTTGAGAGATCTGATTGCAAGATGCTGGTACCTCTGTAGATGTGTTATGAGACACTCAGAGTCCTCTTTACAAGCGGCATTGCTTTAGGTACTCAGATGTGGCTCGTGCATAGATattgggttagggttagcAGCCAAAAAGTACGATTTAAGAATCAACCGGAATTGCGAATTCAAGGAACCTGACCAGGCGGCAGCCTGGTTGAAGTGCCGATTTTGTAGGCCTGACAAGtagccaaccaaccaacgCCAGTGAGCATCACCAAGGACAGATGTGCAGAATGAAGGCCACTTCGAGCCTCTGTACCAACCCAAATCGCAACCTCAACAAGGCTGCCAATTGCCAGTATAATAAACGGTTACTGTACCCGTAACATAAATTCATTTTAACCACCTTTTCCCAGCCGTTTTGTTTTCTCTACCTACCCATATATGCCCAAAGACCCAAAACCTTATGCGTAATTagaaacccccctctccaagaCCGGCCGTTGATCCCACTGATCCCCAGCAAtgctctcctcatcatcctcgtcctcactCCCGCTCACACTCCCCTCGTCGTCActttcctcatcctcctcatcccccttgCTGTACAAGAAAAACTGCACAAAGATGCTCATGTCCAAAAACAGCGTCCCCGCACTGCCGGCCAGCCACGACAAGTTCACCAGCACATACTGCCAGTAAATCCTAGCCGCCTCCCCATCCTTgcactccccatcctccccgcaaaCCGGGTCATAAGCCAGAATCGACAGCACATACGTCAGATTCCCCAAGCACGcaaacaaaaagaacaaaatcGACACCCCCTCGGtcgacttcctcctccagttGAGCAACAACTGCGGCAGTCTCGATCCCAGATACAAAACCGcacacaaccacccaaaaaCCTGCCCCCAAAAATCCATCTGCAGAggatcctcctcccccttcccacccttctcctcattCCCCCCGTACCCCCtactcaaccaccacccacccacccccgccgcacAAACCATCAACACAGCCGAACTATTAAACCCCAAACTCTGCAACCTCGTCGGCGGACTCGCCCTAACCTTCTGCCCCTGCCCAccagctccctcctccacatcaatCATCGGCACCGCCGGACTCAAATGCGtccagctccccctcctttccaACTCCCCTGCACTCCCATAAACCCCCTCGCTCCCACTCAAAAGCCCACTTCTCTCCCCGAGCTCATCAGCTCCATTCCTCGCTGTCGTGCTCGTCGTCTTTGGtagtgctggtgctggtgccggaGCAATAGGATCATCACTCAGCGTGAAACCCCTGTAATAAAAACACTGCCCCAGTAGTACAATATCGGCAATGGTGTAGTAGATCGCCAAAATGATCATCGTAGGCAAAACCCCTTGCATGACGGCTCCCAGGATGTTGAACACGTCGCCGAGGAGCCAGACGACGATGAACTGGATCGAGAGGCCGTCTGCGCTGGAGCGGCGGAAGTTTTCGATGATTTGGGGGGAGAAGACGACTACCCAGCAggcgatggagatggagccACAGATGCCGGATATGGCCTCGacgtcgaggttgaggggtgCGGTTGGGGgggccatggtggtggcgcgGTTGGTTTGGTGTGCTCAGTTGTTGGTGTGTATGGCGGATGTTGTAAAGATGAAGGATGAGAATTAAAGGGGGTAAAATTCGGCtgattgatgatgacgggtgGTAGTGGATTTAGAATTGTGTCGATGTGTTTTAATGTCCGGATTCGGAGTTGGTTGAGTTTTTATAAACTGATGATATAAACGCGTGATGTGCGGAATTTAAAGGGGCGGCGGAAATATTAAAAAGCAAGACAGTGGGAacttgaaaaaaaaaagattgtTGTGTCAAATTGAAactgaaaaaaaaactttTCAAAtgaatctctctctctctctctctttttctcacGGTCAACGACACCCAGATTCGATGATGATTATGGGGCTGCTAGAGAGGAATGAAAAGGGAAGAATAGACAAGGGGGGAAAAATTTAGAGTTTCAGACGGTACATGCAGGTCCGACGAcagcagaaagaaaaggcaGTTTTTCTCGAATCGCGAATCCCAAACTTCTCGGTCTTGGGTGGCTTTGAAAGGGGGcgggtgggggttgtggtggggcTGCATGACGCCACTGCTTGGTTGCGGGGAATTTGTTCTAGCGCCGCGGTGCACTTCCAGTGAGACCCACAGTTACAATGTTTAAAAGGGCtgctggccatcaaggtaTCACCACAGTGGGAATGTGGCTTCAGTACGAAGTATAATCTTTGAGAGACTTTTGAAATGGCAAAGATCAGGGCTGGAGGTGATAGTTAAGCTTTGAAAAGGGACGGAATGCAGTTTGTCCGGCAATAATTCCAATTTTCTCCATAGAACATGCACTCTGTCAAAGCTTACAATTGAAAGAGTGCATCCatctcttcaacaccacacaaGCTCACGATGAACAACATGGCCGGCCGTTTTACCAGGATAGCTGCCGCTGGATTGCGCAGTCTAGCCAGAGCTGGTCCTGGTATGTGAGCCTGCTGCCCTACTGCTGCGGTTCGCTGACCTGCTTATTATTCCAGCGACCTTTCGCTCACAGTGCCTTCCAAGTGCCTGCAGAGAAGAGCTTTCGGATCATCTGGGCCTGGCTATAACAAAGGGCCTGTCTCCGGCAGGATTGTTGAAGGACTCGAGCTCGCAATCGGGTTTACTGCTTTGGGTCTCGTCGGAGCTATCACGTACGATGTCACCGGCGAGGTTCTTCATCGTCACCGTCAACATCAGCTGGACAACCATACTCCCGAATTTCTGAGTGCATTGGAGAACAAACTACTGGGCCGGCCTGTTGAGCATGTAGAGGAGGACCCGGATCACACGGAAGCCCTGATCGACAATGCCGGAGGCACGTTGAGTGATGCCCAGGAAGAGCTGGCATTCCATGAGACTGACTTGGACGCTCAGTTGCACACCGATGGGACTCAGTTGGACAACGATGGCACTCAGTTGGAAGCCCAGGAGACTGAACTAGAGAGCGACGCGACTCAGTTTGACGTCCAAGAGTGTATCCGACAGAACCAGACCTAACTTGAGTCCATCCTCCAGAATGAAGAGAAAGACGGAGAAGCGCGAGCCGCCATGGAAAGCCGTCTCGACGACTTGGCGTCCAAAATGGGAAAGTTGAAGGTGCGCAACGTGTCAACCCGGAAGGTGTCAGCGAAGAAGGTGTCTCGGTTGGAAGACATTGTTCTAGAGTTGCAGGCTCGGCTGAAGAAGTTGGAGGCAGTGAATGAGAGGGCTGCTCCCAACGCTGG includes:
- the RTC2 gene encoding putative vacuolar membrane transporter for cationic amino acids (EggNog:ENOG503NY9G; COG:S), which translates into the protein MAPPTAPLNLDVEAISGICGSISIACWVVVFSPQIIENFRRSSADGLSIQFIVVWLLGDVFNILGAVMQGVLPTMIILAIYYTIADIVLLGQCFYYRGFTLSDDPIAPAPAPALPKTTSTTARNGADELGERSGLLSGSEGVYGSAGELERRGSWTHLSPAVPMIDVEEGAGGQGQKVRASPPTRLQSLGFNSSAVLMVCAAGVGGWWLSRGYGGNEEKGGKGEEDPLQMDFWGQVFGWLCAVLYLGSRLPQLLLNWRRKSTEGVSILFFLFACLGNLTYVLSILAYDPVCGEDGECKDGEAARIYWQYVLVNLSWLAGSAGTLFLDMSIFVQFFLYSKGDEEDEESDDEGSVSGSEDEDDEESIAGDQWDQRPVLERGVSNYA
- a CDS encoding hypothetical protein (COG:E; COG:G; EggNog:ENOG503NV5U) yields the protein MAPNTIIPARAVIPFLVGMMLLTGVCNTLLTKYQDNQCVRDCDNPDPKKRRHFEQPVIQTLQMFVGEMGCWVVVGIMSLYNRYIAKSDTTTAYQPVRTTADDEEPAVDNASIHSRTALTGGGGNRTINDPAFKEETHSVLRGWRVCLLALPAICDILGTTLMNAGLLLVAASIYQMTRGALVLFVGLFSVIFLRRHLHLFQWLSLVGVMTGVAIVGLAGAIQPDKKHAASAHSATGVESDALRVIIGVLMIAGAQIFTATQFVLEEWILERSSIEPIRVVGWEGIFGFSVTLLGMTVLHFAVGRTEAGRLGPFDMVEGWRQFWEYRAVFVSSLLIMISIGGFNFFGLSVTRSVSATSRSTIDTCRTLFIWIVSLGLGWETFKWLQVVGFALLVYFTFLFNGIVQPPFAFLRVREVEELLPEEPIEHN
- a CDS encoding hypothetical protein (EggNog:ENOG503NW2A; COG:S) produces the protein MDNPPYSGRGGSKTPSLVQRLSEEFETSRVPEGFMAFSGDLASTLVAPHIPRGGGRTASPSGEFPTAEQVALENETKRVPSSDEQTIAAEPVESTDKHPTRRPLEHTRSFDNGYHFPPKYPKSEATKQALKSFWKFFTTPMGFFWTIYGLNIVAWGGMLFLLLCNAAPAMCYPTCDDIDSPRRKWVEWDSQVLTGLFCVTAFGLAPWRFRDWYYLLKYRIMGDFDGLRRLAGIHRSWFRLKGSEELAVDVGPENIPEGVPREVIPTPEKNIPNAPLTGTRAPATAVWKLDFVIWSMVMNTFAQCGLCGVMWGMNRFDRPSWVTGFLVAIACIIAMVGGYVMFLEGKKVKSIEGVPCNDRDLERLARDKEMGIPHWNNIKDKKPKEKKKVKDVEKA
- a CDS encoding hypothetical protein (EggNog:ENOG503NUYU; COG:S) — encoded protein: MTTTTSPPLDLTTLPGPYPTTTSPMIFSSPSYNLPQIRTLHKSLHHAIDDKSSRLRTQVGGSYRELLGTADTIVAMKSEIEAVHQTLSDMGYKCGRGVVGHKMDALGKFTSATMGDKAASGRERLLAGCLGQLDAILRVREKAKRGERLETGARLFVLGRLLLAAAAGGQQQGSDEKEMGRRRRVLEKGHKIRLMGGIDADLRRYHKPGTGDKQQREATLVRALSAYALATSSGARDVLGYFLRVRGEAIALALEVDEEERVARSPEDVIRALGLYTQTLQDVQALVPGKLADALLRLKREKLLENEELLKMEGLRLDVYKRWCGDEIQFYTPFIRHDDLDGKAAREMLFGWADKGRKVVLEGLENTLKEMGEFKAIVELRTEVLKLWISEGGKARGFDPSEVLDEIREAVNKHMLRVLEQKVAKLRLVGSEVSAAVEAWKEGRSDQHESLWDMDSYDTDLSNGAAQFTQHVVSRLYGRNDDVSKAVASYKSWFRVIDDVGTVVDQLKRQRWDNDVDEIEDEETIEERQQLLAKDDPAALGKHLNESLVKSFKKLDENLSTLWKEQQDSPDRGHIAMYFLRVLRDIRSRLPENAEVKGFGLEAVPSLHQALVSTVAISPLDELATVALVRRTVVGRSLWEGEPALPSSPSPGAFKFLRNLVGAMGDAGVDLWSPTAVSVLKETLRKQLSEVWLETVSKLTEGLEPEVQTETEETPKPEAEEGASDTSDPKEESLEREAAKTEAVPDIVRHRDLLVQWLYDIYYLSSFLGTDDTFKQLSDVVLSKTDLEHSATAKQRLQKTSQDYFKRTSLLFGLLSS
- the ECI1 gene encoding dodecenoyl-CoA isomerase (EggNog:ENOG503NXV1; COG:I), with translation MASTSPIQVEYRGRLAIITINNPTKLGALNGQGYYDLAQALRQVATHDEVFITLLIGTGRFFSAGADVTITRTTPSTSSTTPHQQWLSSFVANNLNATHAFYTHPKILITALNGPVIGLSAALISFSDFIYAVPHTFLLTPFSSLGLVAEGGASRQLVQKLGPARSGEALIMSRKIESAQLEQCGFVNKVFSEVGKGDGEDEKFKRLVLAEIDDKLGEHLVGESLLGIKKLIRRPEREVLDSHNVAEVFAGLERFVSGVPQGEFEKIASGKKRHKL